The following is a genomic window from Oncorhynchus masou masou isolate Uvic2021 chromosome 6, UVic_Omas_1.1, whole genome shotgun sequence.
AGAGCTTGGCACAGCAGATACACCAACACTCCCCCAGTCTCTTCTTGCAGGCCTCCCCTAAGACCCCCCTCGCCCAGGCCACCCagccccagatctgtgcctctgaGACGGGCCAGAACTCAGACGAGACCCAGGCTTATCTGGGCCTACCTACTATACCACAGACTGACTCTACAGGCACCAACGGAGACCCTCACACATACCTCCACCAACCCTCACCAGACCAACATGGCCACAGTGAGGAAAGCAGCCAGGGGGGTCTAGTGGGGCTGGGTAGCTTTCCTGTAAGGGTGCAGGAGATGAGAAAAGACCAGCTGAGCACCAGAGGACCTGGGAAGGTGACGTCcccagagaaagagacacagaagAGGGCAGAGTTACTCCTCAATCCTGGGGAACAGCATGAGGCCTACAGAAACAACACTGGTGTTGGGAGAGGTGGAGATCACTACCTACAGCCAACAACCAAGAGtgggggagtagagggaggacaAGAAATAGGAGAGAAATATATTTTCAGTAACGGGGTCAGAGATGCAGGAGTTAACAGCTCAGTGGTGGACAGTCCTCAGTCTCTAGCTGGAGCGGCCATGGAGGGGGTTGTACAGCTCTACTCTTCCCCAGCCGGGTGTAGGTGAGGCTGGGGGAGCTGAGGGGGCAGGCGGGGGCATCAGCCTGGAAGGCTTTGAGGCATCGTTTGGGAACCAGTTCTCTGACCTCATCAATGACTTCATCTCTgttgaggggggtggagggggggcggTGGCCGGGACAGGAGGCAGTGCACTCTACACCCCTGCTCTGATGCCCCAGGAGGAGGTTGGAGAGGGCCAAGAGGCAGGAGCAGCCCCCATTCAGGGTTCAGAGGTGGAGCAGGGACCTCTGAGATTGCTGCCAGAGACGGGGAGGCTTTTTGGGGTGACAGACTACTCTCCCGAGTGGTCTTACCCAGAGGTGAGTCACTagtacctaaaccttaacctctGACCTCTTACATCTTGAAGCCTAACGTCCTATTCCCTAGCTTCTGAATGGATATATCACCCAAAGTAGCTACACAGACATGGAAAGTAGTGTATAGATTACACTAGTATACATGAACTATCAGCAACCATATAACTCATAAGGCCAACGTCTGTCTGTACGCATTAAGAGTCTGACGTAGATCCTCTGAGACATTAatgacctgagacacacacacacggtctgtgGCTCAGCATTGATGTCAGTGCCCAGTGGGAAGAGGGtcagactgagactggggagacACTAAGAAAGAGAACATACAGAGTGGCGTCATCCCCTTGGacgctttgacacacacacaacatcactGCATGTGACTGTGTGTCTTTGTTTCAGGGTGGGGTGAAGGTGTTGATAACAGGTCCCTGGCTGGAGGCCAGCAGGGAGTACAGCTGTCTGTTTGACCACATCAGTGTCCCAGCTGCTCTCATACAGCCAGGAGTACTGCGCTGCTACTGCCCTggtaacacactcacacacacacacacacacacacacacagagacatgcataCACTCAACAAACTACTTTCTCATGCACACACTCTATTACTAATCCCAacccgtttgtgtgtgtgtgtgtgtgtgtgtgtgtgtgtgtgtgtgtgtgtgtgtgtgtgtgtgtgtgtgtgtgtgtgtgtgtgtgtgtgtgtgtgtgtgtgtgtgtgtgtgtgtgtgtgtgtgtgtgtgtgtgtgtgtcttagccCATGAAACAGGTTTGGTGATGCTGCAGGTGGCTATGGGTGGGGATGTAATCTCTTCCTCTGTGGTGTTTGAGTATAAAGCTCGAGACTTGCCCGCCCTGCCCTCCTCACAACACGACTGGTTATCCCTGGACGGTAAGtcaatgtttgtgtgtgcgtacatgAGTGTATACcatcctgcatcccactgctggcttgtctctgaagctaagcagggttggtcctggtcagtccctggatgggagaccagattaTGCTGGAGGTGATATTGGAGCCACTCTTCCTCTGGTCCCCCCAAAAATATCCCAATTCGCcaaggcagtgattggggacagtgccctgtgtagggtgctgtctttcagatgggatgttaaaggGGTGTCccgactctctgtggtcactaaagatcccatggcacttataaGAGTAGGGATGTTAACCCTGGTAACCTGGCTTGGGTGTCCACCCCCAGTGCTCAGAATGACTGAAATCACATGTAGATTATGGTCATTcattttaacagaacatgcaactccTGTAATGAAGCAGCCAATATAATGTAATTTGCCAAAATGCAATCtgcaggaaaacaccattataAACAGTGCACCTGATGCATGTGGGACAGAGTTTTAAATCTCTTTTAGATTCCCCCTCTTTCTAAGTTTCTAAAGATGTGACAACTAGcctgggttgataatatgactaggattgtgcctttggcttctggaAAACAAAAGaaagttgatttgaaaaccaatggaacaggagagaaatgctaGTTTCAATGGCATAAAATAATTTCCTCCATGTTTCTATAAGGTAAGATATGCCTCATAATTTGAAGTAAaacattcaggtttcaaacaattaagtatatgttttcaaaatgaaTACTGCCTCCGGCTCACATTGCAAAGTGGTAGAGGATGTGCTGATAGCCTGCCTACCTATGTGTATTCATTTGAATGGTGAATAGGAAGCGTGCTTCAATTAtcagttgagaaataaaaatagtagcTCTTTTTAATCGTGGCCATCAAAACTATTTTGAACACACGATTGCATATAGAGTTGTTGCGCAATGCCCGGGCTTATAAAAGCCCATTTCACTCCAACAGCATCGAGCTGAGGAGCTACAGCAGCTCTAGCACTGTCTGACCAGCCACTCTATGACAGATGTTATGATGTCTTATGTAGCTGTGATGAGGAATCCTCTTCTCAGATTATAGTACCAAGGGTGAAACAGAGTGTTTAGACAATGTAAgggatctcgtcctcctcttctgaggaggagtagcgagaaggatcggaggaccaatgcgcagagtggtaggtgtccataatgttttttaATCAAGACAatagaacactggaacaaaacaacaaacgatgACGTGAATATACAAAACCGAAaacacggaaaacaaacacccacaacccaaaagtgaaacccaggctacctaagtatgattctcaatcagggactacaattgacagctgcctctgattgagaaccatactaggccgaactcaaaaaccaacatagaaaaacaaacatagactgcccacccaactcacgccctgaccatactaatacaaagatataataacagaactaaggtcagaacgtgacagacaaTTTActgttttaaatcaaatcaaattgcattggtcacatagacacatttagcagatgttattgcgggtgtagcgaaatgcttgttttcctagctccaacagtgctgtagtatctaacaatacacacaaatctacaagtaaaagaatggaatggagaaacatataaatatttggacgagcaatgtcggagtggcattgactaaaatacagtagaatacagtatatacatatgagatgagtaaagcagtgttataattattaaagtgaccagtgattccatgtctacagtatgtatataGGTCAACAGCCTATAAGGTGCGgagttgagtaaccgggtggtagccggctagggATGTAATATATTTCTACAGATTTGGGTTCCTGCATGTAATATAGCATTTTTGGAGTGTTGCTGATCATGCCATAGGTTTGATGGGAGATTCCACCATGTTGTATGGGGGCCTGGATTTACACGTCACATAGGGGACAGGAATAGGGACAAGGGGTGTTTTGGGACCAGATACACtctcttacaatctctctctgaGTGAGTGTTGAGTCTGAAAGTCTGGATTCCACATAATGACAGAAAATGTAGAGGCctgtttcagcaccatggacagcaccaCTAGAGAGCCACTGGCTGGAAAAATGTCATTATTCTCCATAGGCGAGACATTCTACCACTATGCCTGATGGGACTTGTTAATTTGAGCCTGTAATACAGTACCAGccgaaagtttggacacacctattcaagggtttttctttatttttactattttctacattgtagaataatagtgaatacatcaaaactatgaaataacacatatggaataatgtattAAAAGTgttcaatcaaaatatattttatattttagattctttaaagtagccaccctttgccttgatgacagctttccacactcttggcattctgtcaaccagcttcacctggaatgattttccaacagtcttgaaggtgctgagcacttgttggctgctttaccttcactctgcggtccaactcatgccaaactatctcaattgggttgaggtcgggtgattgtggaggccaggtcatctgatgcagcactccatccctctccttcttggtcaaatagtccttacacagcctggaggtgtgttgggtcattgtcctgttgaaaaacaaatgatagtcccactaagcacaaaccagatggctgtggtagccatgctggttaagtgtgccttgaattctaaataaatcattgacagtatccccagcaaagcaccgccacaccatcacacctcctcctccatgcctcatggtgggaactacacatgcagagatcatgatagcctggttcctttctaggtttctttctgggttttggcctttctagggagtttttcctagccaccatgcttctacacgtgcattgcttgctgtttggggttttaggctgggtttctgtacagcactttgatatatcagctgatgtaagaagggctatataataaaaaatgatttgatccgttcacttactctgcatctcacaaagacacggcagttggaaccaaaaatctcaaatttggactcatcagaccaaatgacagatttccaccagtctaatgtccattgttcgtgtttcttggcccaagcaagtctctttttcttatttgtgtcctttagtagtggtttctttgcagcaatttgaccatgaaggcctgattcacacagtctcttctgaacagttgatgttgagatgtgtctgttacttgaactctgtgaagcatttatttgggcagtaatttctgaggctggtaactctaatgaacttatcctctgcagcagaggtaactctggctcttcctttcctgtggtggtcctcatgagagccagtttcatcatagcgcttgatggtttttgtgactgcacttgaagaaactttcaacgttttgggcattttctggattgactgaccttcaatgtcttatagtaatgatggactatcgtttctctttgcttatttgagctgttctcaatgtaatatagacttggtattttaccaaatggggctatcttctgtataccacccgaccttgtcacaactcagctgattggctcaaacacattaagaaggaaagacattccataaatgaacttttaacaaggcacacctgttcatttaaatgctttccaggtgactacctcatgaagctggttgagagaatgccaagagtgtgcaaagctgtcaaggcaaagggtggctactttgaagaatctcaaatatattttgatttgtttaacacttttggttactacatgattcatatgtgttattgtatagttttgatgtcttctctattcatctacaatgtagaaagtagtgaaaataaagaaaacccctggaatgagtagaagtgtccaaacttttgactggcactgcaTGTTTTATACTGCAGCCTCAAGGGAGCCTTTGTGTGGGGGACATACACTGCTGTCATGTGAACTGAAATGACGTTTTTAAACACCTGTTGGTCATAGGCTTAAGACCCTTGTTTTATGTGAttgctgtgtgttttgttgtttttcacCATGTACAACATCCTGACAATTATTGAATGACAATCAGGTTTCCTGACTGTATGAACCTCTAAGTAGTTACATTTTGTTTGCCACTCAATTTTCCCTCTCACACAAACATTCCCTCTTGCAAACACTAGTCTGTGCAACAAGGTGCTGTAATTATTCAATGCCTGTATAGTTCAGGGGCGTGTGTTTCATCTCGTTCGCTCCAGTCTATGTGATAGATACGCTATTGTGGCCTGTGCTATCGCCcgcaatgcagagagagagggagagagagatgggggaggggcagTGCGGCAATGCGTCTACAGAAAGACGCACTGCTGCGGTCCACATAAAGAGAACACTCGCATAATGTTTTGTTACCTTGACGGTCTGTTTTATTGCAGCTAAATGTAAACCGTAATGGGTCTTCACCAGGTTCCGCTCACATAGGATACACAAAGCGGAATAGCAATAGATTTTAGAGCGTTTTAGAGCGCTGGAGGTGGGATTAATAGAGCAGCCATCTGTGCATAGTCGCTCCCAGCATAATCTCGACAGATTGACCGAATGAGAGAGAGGCGTAGCCTCGGCAGCCTAGTTTAAACCTGTTTCAATGGTCGGTCGCCCCATATTGAGGCTCGTTGTCATAAACTAGCCTACCAAAATAGTACAATGCACCAAAGAGATCAAATATCAGAATGATAGAGTACGGCTTCCCAGGCATATTTGCATTAGCCTACTCACGCCTGCTTGAATTCACTCTCGTCTCTCCACTGTGCCTTTGTTTGAAAAGCGGGCAGCCAAGTTATTCTACTGTCTCTGACTCTTGTGATTCGTTTATTTTTCTCCCACGGATGATGACCGAGACACCGGTAGCTCGTGGAACTCCCCATGGTTAGATTTAACTCCGGCGTCTGTTTCCCTGCGGCGCAATTAGAATGAACGTCTGCCCTGTTTACGCACCTCTCACGGTTTTAGGGGAGAGAAACGGCGCGAAatgggaggggagggtagagactctctctctcgcctcttcCACTTTGTTCTATTGATGTTGCATGGTAGCAAGCGTCGCACACCTCAAACTAAAAGGGAACTGTAAAACAGAAGAAGAAGGACAGAGCGTCAGAGAAACTATTTGAGCTTTCCGGTTAGTAGCCTTATCTATTATGTGAAAACGAAATAGAAAATCGACTTTTAGCTGTTGTCGGTGTTTTGTGCATTTACCTCGTAATTGGTGTTGAAAATGCAAGAGCCACAGAATGTCTCGGAGGTTGAGTCTGGACTGGAGCCATTTAGAGGATTTTAGTTTATCCTATTATTCACTTTGGCTACCTGACTGTGGTGTTGATAGTAGGCTATGCCTGCCTATGCATGCTCGCATCATCTCGAAAGTCGTtagttgtgtgtgtttacattGCTTTCATTGTTCATTACAGATTATATACCTTGTAAAGGCTCACAGCCAACACAGTCCAGGTCAAATTCCCTCATCTTGCGGAACAGGTATTAAAACGTATGTAAATGGCTAACCCCTGTATATTATGTTGTGTAACTTGGCTGGCCTGGTAGCACAATGACTAAGTAACTAAGTAACACGTGTGCTGTGGAagagctgctctctctctctctctctctcttgcgctttgtctcgctctctctctctttctctctgaataAATCAACCTCAAACAAAGGACTACAATAAGCCACTGTCCGTGTAGCTCATATGCCGTTTGGGGACTTCTGTAGCCTAGTCTATTAACTTTTCGCAAAGGCATAGGCCTACATTTATGGCAATTAACTACTTTAACTTGTAAACTATAAGTGAGTGAATTGAACAGAGGGGAGTAGGCTACGAGCTGGTCTGAACCAAGCCGAAGTTGCATGAAGCGCGGTCCCACATTCTGATTTCAGCACCAAGAGAAGTGGACAGTGCCACGAGTTGTAGACTAGCTGTGAGTTGTGCTGAAAGCCTGTGGGCTGGTGAAAATAATTTCCTAATGTGACGTTTCACAGTTTTTATTCTGGTTACTTTAACAAATATATAACAATTTAACAAATCCCAAGTCTgatgggcaggaacaggggcagaaaGTGGGTCAAAACTTGGAACAGAATTGAACAGTTCTGGAAAACAAGCTTTTCTCTAATTAAACAGACCTCCCGCCATCCATAAATACCCAACTGAAAAAAACTAAAACATAGAAACAAGCATGTTGTCAGCAGTGGTCATGTCTCCACTGCCAAGTACTGTGTTGTCCTTGATATGCTGTTGTCACTAacatgctgtgtgtgtgactggaagTGCCCCAGAGGACCTCATAGAAGGGTAGGAAAGGGGTATAGCCTATGGAGTAGACAGATAGGCTCCCTGTAGGAGGAAAGAGactgacacacatacaaacatattTTGTGAGCAACACAAACATGATTGGAGACTGAGACACACAAGTCTGTAGATACACacatgcagagacacacacagttggAGAGTCAAAGAGGGTCAGTATAATTCATGATTCCTCTGTGTCTGGTGAGAGATCAAGGTCCCACATGCAGCAGACTGATGCAACACCCACACAGATCGGAGTAATCCAGACAGACCCGCCTAGACATAGAACAGAGAAACTTCTAAATTCCCCCTAAAATTTTGTCCACCCAATGTGGTGGTATAACCAGCTGGTATTGAACCCAATATGTCTGGGTGACGACAGACCATGTTAACCCACTGACCTTAAGGCATTTGTTTTGGAAGCTAACACAACATGTTGAGTTTGTTTTTCTGTTCATTCAGATGAGCTCTCTGTCGTGCGTAGCTGGCAGGCTATGCTCCATTCTGATTGGCTGTAGTAGTTGTGTTAAAGGGGAGGAGCTCTTATGTCACAGTTGTCGTcccaccctcttctcctcctctgtgtgtgccgcatcctgagagagagagagcgagagagagagagagagagagagagagagagagagatagagagacggagatggagatggagagggagaaagagagaccatCAGGTGGGGATGACATAATCTGCACTGCAGCAACACTGCAGTAGCATTTGAACAAAGACgcgcgcaagcacacacacacacacagtgcaagtacacactcctgttctctctcacatAGATACAAACATTGACTATTGTTGACTTGCTACCAGGTCTAGTTTGTTTTTAAGGTTTATCTCTAGAGAGAAAGCTTGATGTTTCACCCTGTAAACTCTGTTTTCTCTTACTGTATGGGAATCTGCTATAGGGATAATGAACACATTATGAATACAGCTCACCTCAACCAGTCATCTCTGCCTGTCCCACTTTTATCCAATCCCAGTGTGTCCCTCCTGTGTTTCCATAGATACCCAGTTCAGGATGTCCATTCTGGAGCGTCTGGAGCAGATGGAACAGAGGATGGCTGAGATAACCAATCACCATCAGAGCTCCGAAACCACGGCAGCTacggggggaggtggaggagcagGTGGCACTGACCACCAGTCCCAGGTAACTCAATGGACTGGttaattgattggttggttgagtGGCTAGTTAATTGATTGGTTGTTTTATTGAATGATTGcttttacccctccctctctctacagctctccccAGCCGAGGGTTCATTTGAGGGccgtgtggtggtggtgtgtgagaAGATGATGACCCGTCCCTGTTGGGTTTCCTCCAATCAGCTGATCCACAGCCGGAGTTCCCGGGGCATGACCCTGCTGCACCTGGCTGCAGCTCAGGGATACGCAGGGTTAATACAGACTCTCATCCGCTGGCGGTGAGAatccacgcacacgcacacacacacacacacacacacacacacacacacacacacacacacacacacacacacacacacacacacacacacacacacacacacacacacacacaggtacattaAGATGTGGTTCAAAATGTGTTCCTCTGTTCCTCAGCACTAAGCATGCAGACAGCATAGATCTGGAATTAGAGGTGGACCCTCTCAATGTCGACCACTTCTCCTGCACCCCACTGGTAAGAGATTGTGTTTGTGATGTAATGTGAATGTAATGTGAATGTAATGTGAATGTAATGTGAATGTAATGTGAATGTATGTTCTGTCTATATTTATTtaatgctgtgtgtatatgacgtGTATGGTCTCCACCCGGTAGATGTGGGCCTGTGCTCTGGGTCATACAGAAGCAGCGCTGGTTCTGTACCAGTGGGACCCCAGAGCTTTGGCCATCCCTGATTCGCTGGGCCGTCTGCCACTCAGTATTGCACGCTCACGGGGACACACTCGCTTGGCCGAGCTACTGGAGCAGCTGCAACAAACTCCTCCTACTCAGAGTCCACCCACTGACACCTGGATGGACAGGTGGAGCAGTGAATCGGAGCCCAGTGGACATAGGGAAAGCCCCGCCCCCAGCTctaacccaggtgagagaggttACCTTGGTTACATTGGGGTATTTAACCCTGAGGGCCGCAGTTACATGTGTGATATCATGCTCTGTCTCACCAGACCTAAGGAGAACCAGGACAGAACCACAGCAGAGCACCCAGAACCACAGCCAGAGTCAGAGCTGGGCTCACCAGGGCCAACCCCAGTTGCAAGGCCAACACCGGGGGCCACCAGACAACCAGGGAGACCAACCACCAGCCAAGAGACTCAAACTCAACCCTGAGGCCCAGCAACAGCCAGTCAACCCCCCACGCTCTCAACTACCCAACCTCAGCCCCCTAAACACTCACCCCCCCAGACCCAGCTCTAACACCCCAAATCCCCACTTCCCCAGCCCACCTCTGCAGGCCAGGTTAGGGGGGTCAGGGGGTGGCAGTAGGTATAGCTTGCGGCAGGCTCTTGGGAGGCGGAGTTTGGCCAGGAGGATTCTGGGAAAGGAGAGACTGGCCAATCATCTGCGTCAGAGGGGCGTATCCACCAGGGGGGAGGAGCCAGAACTGCTGACCTATCAGGAGAACAGTGAAGACCTGCAGGTAGGAGGAGCTTAGGCTAGTTTGACCAATAACTCCACTCAAGCCTCCACTTTTACTTCATGCAAGcacttatttgtgtgtgtgttgcagatgAACATGATGATGCTGGCAGAACACATCATGGAGGCCACTCCTGACAGGATCAAACAGGAGGGCTTTGTTGCCACGGAGACTGAGACGTCGCCACCAGAGACCGTTGGGGTCAGCGGTGATGTCAGCTGGTTGGCTAGTTACATTGGTGACGTGGAGCGGTGAGTCCAGAAAGCTCCCATCTCTATATGATACTGTGGTGTTGTATCGATGTAGTGTATATTACTGCCTGCACTCTCCCTCATACTGCTTCTGGTGCTTTTCCTTCAGGTTTCTATACTCCAGGCCCCAGATGCCCACCCCAAGCCCCATACCAAGCCCGCTGTCTGGGCCTGAGGATGAGGAAAGTCCCCTGGCTCCGCAAGGCCTGCCCTCCCCAGCCGACTGGAGTTCCTTCCTGCATGCATCACTCAGTGGAGAAGGCCCAGACACCAACCCTGCCCACCTCACACTGACAGAGGCGGAGCAAAGAGAACTGTACGAGGCTGCAAGACACGCCCACCACACCCTCAGAAAGTACAAGGTATTGATAATAACTCTGTTTGTAAAGCCGTCGTACACAAAAATCACTCAAAGCACTACAAAATACAACAGAAGGGTCAAGTAGAAGAAGACTTTATTCTGGGTTAAAAGTTCTCCCTGCCAGGTCCCTGGCTCCACAGGTTGAAGGGTGAATGAGTGGATGGCTGGAGTAGTattgtctgggtgtgtgtgattGACCCTGCATGGGGAGTTTAAGCAGAGCATGGCCTGGATAGAAAAAACAACTGcactgcattctctctctctctccctctccctcataaGGATACACTGCAACAACTGTATGATCTAGAATCCAGTGTTGTGAAGTTTGGGGTCAACCATCTGTGGCTCGCATGCCCactcctggtctctcccctgtgGTTGCCATGCCAACtcacccttcccttcctccttcctctagGGCCGGCCAATCCAGGAGCAACGTAAAGAAACAGTAGCAGTGGTCCAGCGCTGCTATAAGAAATACAAACAGGTACAGTATGACTCTCAATCCCAGATCAACCAGATCATATCAGCCCTGCTACTGAAGCCAATGACCAATCAGCATCAGTCAGCTCAGCCATTAGTCAGGACAACTAGAACACAGCATCTGACATACCTTCTACTCTATGTCTAGTCTGGTTCACTATGACTGGATGTGTCCACAATATGTCCTTcatactctctttctttcttctctctctatctctctccatctctctcaagcTGTCATGGATAGCCTTGAAGGTAGTGTGgcactctctctcaatctctctgtctttattctATAACACATTGTTTGAATGTACATTAAGTTTGTACTAATTCCCTGACCAGTCTAATGTAATATCTCTATCAGTATGCACTTTATAAGAGGATGACGCTGGCAGCCATTTTGATCCAGAGCCGCTTCCGCAGTTTCCACGAACAGAGGAAGTTCCAGCAGAGCCGGCGAGCAGCAGTACTGATCCAGCAATACTACCGCAGCTACAGACACTCTCTCAGGTACACACATGGCACGCACATAGGTCATTCTCAATACCACATCACAATAAGGTGCACATAGGTCATTCTCAATACCACATCACATAGGTCATTCTCAATACCACATCACAATAAGGTGCACATAGGTCATTCTCAATACCACATCACAATAAGGTGCACATAGGTCATTATCAATACCACATCACAATAAGGTACACATAGGTCATTATCAATACCACATCACAATAAGGTACACATAGGTCATTCTCAATACCACATCACAATAAGGTGCACATAGGTCATTCTCAATACCACATCACAATAAGGTGCACATAGGTCATTCTCAATACCACATCACAATAAGGTGCACATAGGTCATTATCAATACCACATCACAAGGTCATTCATCAATACCACATCACAATAAGGTGCACATAGGTCATTCTCAATACCACATCACAATAAGGTGCACATAGGTCATTATCAATACCACATCACAATAAGGTGCACATAGGTCATTATCAATACCACATCACAATAAGGTGCACATAGGTCATTATCAATACCACATCACAATAAGGTGCACATAGGTCATTATCAATACCACATCACAATA
Proteins encoded in this region:
- the LOC135542009 gene encoding LOW QUALITY PROTEIN: calmodulin-binding transcription activator 1 (The sequence of the model RefSeq protein was modified relative to this genomic sequence to represent the inferred CDS: inserted 4 bases in 2 codons) yields the protein MAAENKPEGLKRIRNPERMIRIAVGYTGHAPPKSDDTDTNGEPGQLKIYLPKKLLECLPKCSSLPKERHRWNTNEEIAAYLITFEKHEEWLTTSPKTRPQNGSMILYNRKKVKYRKDGYCWKKRKDGKTTREDHMKLKVQGVECLYGCYVHSSIIPTFHRRCYWLLQNPDIVLVHYLNVPAVDDSGKPCGPVLCSINTDRKEWAKWSKEELIGQLKPMCAGSSLHQKCSTAKHRIISPKLEAKTGTGDGTGTGAGTGSGTGTGSGTEVQNSDVSEGQTVPSPGVGARSRGGGERKNGRLPKPSLLPQSSMEVSSTSTNQVEVPDTTQSSPLSITSDITADSPALGLASSLSQSSAAVFMSEVATVTGDSVYTTEHAQLIGSTHDATTTGILLAVAPDTQRFEFPGGGVSRGXGGELVLSSSLDAGGSGVNLLETSMNFDPDCFLNNPKQGQTYGGGGGKAEEGSCNSEGGLRCSPQSLTANGYVFNATLVNIKTEDTPLEQPLDNQSGYAGEGTGLSPSTTLEQMDFSAVMSSACAQSLAQQIHQHSPSLFLQASPKTPLAQATQPQICASETGQNSDETQAYLGLPTIPQTDSTGTNGDPHTYLHQPSPDQHGHSEESSQGGLVGLGSFPVRVQEMRKDQLSTRGPGKVTSPEKETQKRAELLLNPGEQHEAYRNNTGVGRGGDHYLQPTTKSGGVEGGQEIGEKYIFSNGVRDAGVNSSVVDSPQSLAGAAMEGXLYSSTLPQPGVGEAGGAEGAGGGISLEGFEASFGNQFSDLINDFISVEGGGGGAVAGTGGSALYTPALMPQEEVGEGQEAGAAPIQGSEVEQGPLRLLPETGRLFGVTDYSPEWSYPEGGVKVLITGPWLEASREYSCLFDHISVPAALIQPGVLRCYCPAHETGLVMLQVAMGGDVISSSVVFEYKARDLPALPSSQHDWLSLDDTQFRMSILERLEQMEQRMAEITNHHQSSETTAATGGGGGAGGTDHQSQLSPAEGSFEGRVVVVCEKMMTRPCWVSSNQLIHSRSSRGMTLLHLAAAQGYAGLIQTLIRWRTKHADSIDLELEVDPLNVDHFSCTPLMWACALGHTEAALVLYQWDPRALAIPDSLGRLPLSIARSRGHTRLAELLEQLQQTPPTQSPPTDTWMDRWSSESEPSGHRESPAPSSNPDLRRTRTEPQQSTQNHSQSQSWAHQGQPQLQGQHRGPPDNQGDQPPAKRLKLNPEAQQQPVNPPRSQLPNLSPLNTHPPRPSSNTPNPHFPSPPLQARLGGSGGGSRYSLRQALGRRSLARRILGKERLANHLRQRGVSTRGEEPELLTYQENSEDLQMNMMMLAEHIMEATPDRIKQEGFVATETETSPPETVGVSGDVSWLASYIGDVERFLYSRPQMPTPSPIPSPLSGPEDEESPLAPQGLPSPADWSSFLHASLSGEGPDTNPAHLTLTEAEQRELYEAARHAHHTLRKYKGRPIQEQRKETVAVVQRCYKKYKQLSWIALKYALYKRMTLAAILIQSRFRSFHEQRKFQQSRRAAVLIQQYYRSYRHSLSSLLTKRQNQAARKILRFLLRCRHSLLMDHRPVKRGKRAEKGQGS